The proteins below come from a single Triticum aestivum cultivar Chinese Spring chromosome 5D, IWGSC CS RefSeq v2.1, whole genome shotgun sequence genomic window:
- the LOC123120479 gene encoding probable protein phosphatase 2C 73, with protein MGICCSREGGGRELEETEGWFPWKHDDFLQEQLAGAAGVSMHTKQGWKGVNQDAMAACQDFAGHKGQIFCGVFDGHGPLGRDVARHVRDSLPKKLSASLAPRAEDDAPSSNSNADVDSFDKSDCTSSSDTSDEHQLLSSWKSLIVKAFEDVDEELRQHSRIDCICSGTTAVTVVRQGDHLIIANLGDSRAVLCARDSKGRPVSVQITTDLKPDLPGEAERILSCKGRIFAMDDEPDVPRLWLPDQDAPGLAMARAFGDFCLKNHGLICTPEVYYRKLSEKDDFLVLATDGIWDVLSNKEVVKIVSSVSDRSKAAKQLVDRAVRAWRRKFPTSMVDDCAAVCLFLKPAAISSEEDSTTKPPHAPVLSFTGSFRKALGGGEAEEGTAVWRALEGVARVNSVIRLPRMLSRRWRSASMDENNDQESSKVD; from the exons ATGGGGATCTGCTGCAGCagggaaggaggggggagggagctGGAGGAGACGGAGGGGTGGTTCCCGTGGAAGCACGACGACTTCTTGCAGGAgcagctcgccggcgccgccgggGTGTCCATGCACACCAAGCAAGGCTGGAAGGGCGTCAACCAGGACGCCATGGCCGCCTGCCAG GACTTCGCCGGGCACAAGGGCCAGATCTTCTGCGGGGTGTTCGACGGGCACGGCCCCCTCGGCCGGGACGTCGCTCGGCATGTCCGGGACTCCCTTCCCAAGAAGCTGTCCGCCTCCCTGGCACCGAGAGCTGAAGACGACGCCCCCTCCAGCAACAGCAACGCGGACGTGGACTCGTTCGACAAGTCGGATTGCACCTCGTCCAGCGACACCAGCGACGAGCACCAGCTGCTGTCCTCGTGGAAGAGCTTGATCGTGAAGGCGTTCGAAGACGTCGACGAGGAGCTGAGGCAGCACTCCCGGATCGACTGCATTTGCAGTGGCACCACTGCTGTCACCGTCGTTAGGCAG GGTGATCACTTGATCATTGCCAATTTAGGCGATTCGCGCGCTGTTCTTTGCGCGCGGGACAGCAAGGGCCGCCCGGTTTCGGTGCAAATCACCACCGACTTGAAGCCAGATCTTCCTG GTGAGGCTGAGAGGATCCTGAGTTGCAAGGGGAGAATCTTCGCAATGGACGATGAGCCCGACGTGCCGAGGCTGTGGTTGCCAGACCAGGACGCGCCGGGCCTCGCCATGGCGAGGGCTTTCGGAGACTTCTGCCTCAAGAACCATGGGCTCATCTGCACACCCGAAGTGTACTACAGGAAGCTGTCTGAAAAGGATGACTTCTTGGTGCTTGCCACTGATGGG ATATGGGACGTGCTATCCAACAAGGAGGTGGTCAAGATCGTCTCGTCGGTCTCCGACCGCTCAAAGGCGGCAAAGCAGCTCGTGGACCGGGCGGTTCGCGCGTGGCGGCGCAAGTTCCCGACGTCGATGGTGGATGACTGCGCGGCCGTCTGCCTCTTCCTGAAGCCAGCAGCCATTTCATCTGAGGAAGACAGCACGACCAAGCCGCCTCACGCACCCGTGCTGTCGTTCACCGGGAGTTTCCGCAAGGCTCTGGGCGGCGGTGAGGCGGAGGAGGGGACGGCGGTGTGGAGGGCGCTGGAGGGGGTGGCTCGGGTGAACTCGGTGATCCGGCTTCCCAGGATGCTGAGCCGACGGTGGCGGTCGGCGTCCATGGATGAGAACAACGACCAAGAATCATCCAAGGTTGATTGA